Proteins from a genomic interval of Streptomyces sp. NBC_00820:
- a CDS encoding GTP-binding protein produces MVFERSERGKPPVEPVTLKILVAGGFGVGKTTLVGAVSEIRPLRTEELLTEAGRPVDDISGVEGKHTTTVAMDFGRITLREDLVLYLFGTPGQERFWFMWDELSEGALGAVVLADTRRLEDCFAAVDYFERRSIPFLVGVNCFAGAARYPIETVRKALDLDEDVPVLLCDARDRESVKEVLIGVVRHAMEYAAGRRQAVST; encoded by the coding sequence ATGGTCTTCGAGCGATCTGAGCGCGGCAAGCCCCCGGTCGAGCCCGTCACGCTCAAGATCCTGGTGGCCGGCGGCTTCGGCGTGGGCAAGACGACCCTCGTCGGCGCCGTCAGCGAGATCAGGCCGCTGCGCACCGAGGAGCTGCTGACCGAGGCCGGGCGTCCGGTCGACGACATCAGCGGTGTGGAGGGCAAGCACACGACCACCGTGGCCATGGACTTCGGCCGGATCACCCTGCGCGAGGACCTCGTCCTGTACCTGTTCGGCACGCCCGGACAGGAACGGTTCTGGTTCATGTGGGACGAGCTGTCCGAGGGCGCGCTCGGCGCCGTGGTCCTCGCCGACACACGCCGCCTGGAGGACTGTTTCGCGGCCGTCGACTACTTCGAGCGGCGCTCCATACCCTTCCTCGTCGGCGTCAACTGCTTCGCGGGCGCCGCCCGGTACCCCATCGAGACGGTCCGCAAGGCCCTCGACCTGGACGAGGACGTGCCCGTGCTGCTGTGCGACGCCCGCGACCGGGAGTCGGTCAAGGAAGTCCTCATCGGAGTCGTGCGGCACGCCATGGAGTACGCGGCCGGCCGCCGCCAGGCCGTCTCCACCTGA
- a CDS encoding sensor histidine kinase, with protein MRFRGKSIRRKIVALLLVPLLSLAAIWGFATVLTGRDVARLFQVSDIVQNVGYPTEDTVRVLQQERRQTLVYLADPRAADGLSALHRTRTATDRAVARIRQNARDRDVVGGMGAEDRERLTAVLDAFDGVDPLRRSVEQRTVTRAQAFDLYNRLVDPCFSLLAALDNIDDVQMDKQAAALVNVTRARELLAREDALLGSSLVVGRLSQGEIHTISDLVAQRTLLYDINLPLLPAAERERYERFWVNATTTPLRVAEQTVIDSGPGTPHRVTAEGWDSSAAGVLDQLGTLDDQVGDRFQDRVRPVAVGVIAQAAVAGVLGLLALLFSLVVSVRVGRGLVRDLRQLRLEAHEASGVRLPGVMRRLSAGEQVDVETEAPRLEYDKNEMGEVGRALNTLQRAAVEAAVKQAELRAGVSEVFVNLARRSQVLLHKQLTLLDTMERRTEDTDELADLFRLDHLTTRMRRHAEGLVILSGAVPSRQWRRPVQLMDVVRASVAEVEDYERVEVRRLPRVAVTGPAVADLTHLVAELLENATVFSPPHTAVQVLGERVANGFTLEIHDRGLGMTAEALLDANLRLAETPEFELSDTDRLGLFVVSRLAQRQHVRVSLQPSPYGGTTAIVFIPDALLTDDVPDTNGIGFRLDRVRPAKEAEQQTGRSTGRSQTSPQAAGLATSLLDGPVELQPPVDLDDLDDFPGALPDEESERGGLFSPRRSLAPADDHDTARPVERSHRPVSQRRDDVEADDRVGGLVPLPRRQAPKLVSSHGKPVTDQRTRRGTPDGPTTEGPLHSDTEGLAPLPARRRGETVRGATGPVHHTDEDPKTPVARAYEISEVPVLPRRTRPPATSTAADENDGTPLTGGTPPTGDTSPTVDGTPPEPGPGTGSLPRRVRQASLAPQLKQQPARRPEPADRAADRDADEVRSRMASLQRGWQRGREENATGDRARNGTAQGTNKGDGR; from the coding sequence ATGCGCTTTCGCGGGAAGTCGATCCGCCGGAAGATCGTGGCGCTGCTTCTCGTGCCGCTGCTGTCCCTGGCCGCCATCTGGGGCTTCGCCACGGTGCTCACGGGACGCGACGTCGCCCGGCTCTTCCAGGTGTCCGACATCGTCCAGAACGTCGGTTATCCCACCGAGGACACGGTCCGCGTCCTGCAGCAGGAGCGCCGTCAGACCCTCGTCTACCTCGCCGACCCGCGCGCCGCCGACGGGCTCTCCGCGCTGCACCGCACCCGCACCGCCACCGACCGGGCCGTCGCCAGGATCCGGCAGAACGCCAGGGACCGCGACGTCGTCGGCGGCATGGGAGCGGAGGACAGGGAGCGCCTCACCGCCGTCCTGGACGCCTTCGACGGCGTCGACCCCCTGCGCCGCAGCGTCGAACAGCGCACCGTCACCCGCGCCCAGGCCTTCGACCTCTACAACCGCCTCGTCGACCCCTGCTTCTCCCTGCTCGCCGCACTCGACAACATCGACGACGTCCAGATGGACAAACAGGCGGCCGCCCTGGTCAACGTCACCCGGGCCCGTGAACTGCTCGCCCGCGAAGACGCCCTGCTCGGCTCGTCGCTCGTGGTGGGCAGGCTCTCCCAGGGCGAGATCCACACCATCTCCGACCTCGTCGCCCAGCGCACGCTCCTGTACGACATCAACCTGCCGCTGCTGCCCGCGGCCGAGCGTGAACGCTACGAACGCTTCTGGGTCAACGCCACCACCACCCCGCTGCGCGTGGCCGAACAGACCGTCATCGACTCGGGTCCGGGCACCCCCCACCGCGTCACCGCCGAGGGCTGGGACTCCTCCGCGGCGGGCGTCCTCGATCAACTGGGCACCCTCGACGACCAGGTCGGCGACCGCTTCCAGGACCGTGTGCGGCCCGTCGCCGTCGGCGTCATCGCGCAGGCGGCCGTCGCGGGCGTCCTCGGACTGCTCGCCCTCCTGTTCTCCCTCGTGGTGTCCGTACGGGTCGGCCGCGGTCTCGTCCGCGACCTCAGGCAGCTGCGCCTGGAGGCCCACGAGGCGTCCGGGGTGCGGCTGCCCGGCGTGATGCGCCGCCTGTCCGCCGGTGAACAGGTCGACGTCGAGACCGAGGCGCCGCGGCTGGAGTACGACAAGAACGAGATGGGCGAGGTCGGCCGGGCCCTCAACACCCTCCAGCGCGCCGCCGTCGAGGCCGCCGTCAAGCAGGCCGAACTGCGGGCCGGTGTCTCCGAGGTCTTCGTCAACCTCGCCCGCCGCAGCCAGGTGCTGCTGCACAAACAGCTCACCCTGCTCGACACCATGGAGCGCAGGACCGAGGACACCGACGAACTCGCCGACCTCTTCCGCCTGGACCACCTCACCACCCGCATGCGCCGGCACGCCGAGGGCCTGGTGATCCTCTCCGGCGCCGTGCCGTCGCGGCAGTGGCGCCGTCCCGTGCAGCTGATGGACGTCGTCCGCGCCTCCGTCGCCGAGGTCGAGGACTACGAGCGTGTCGAGGTCCGGCGCCTGCCCCGCGTCGCCGTCACCGGACCGGCCGTCGCCGACCTCACCCACCTCGTGGCCGAACTCCTCGAGAACGCCACCGTGTTCTCGCCCCCGCACACCGCCGTCCAGGTCCTCGGCGAGCGCGTCGCCAACGGCTTCACCCTGGAGATCCACGACCGCGGTCTCGGCATGACGGCCGAGGCCCTGCTCGACGCCAACCTCCGGCTCGCCGAGACGCCCGAGTTCGAGCTCTCCGACACCGACCGGCTCGGCCTCTTCGTCGTCAGCCGACTCGCCCAGCGGCAGCACGTCCGTGTCTCCCTGCAGCCGTCCCCCTACGGCGGTACCACCGCCATCGTCTTCATCCCCGACGCCCTGCTGACCGACGACGTCCCGGACACCAACGGCATCGGCTTCCGCCTCGACCGGGTCCGCCCCGCGAAGGAGGCCGAGCAGCAGACGGGACGGTCCACCGGACGCTCGCAGACCTCGCCGCAGGCGGCCGGCCTGGCGACCTCCCTGCTCGACGGGCCGGTCGAGCTGCAGCCCCCCGTGGACCTCGACGACCTCGACGACTTCCCGGGCGCCCTGCCGGACGAGGAGAGCGAGCGAGGCGGCCTGTTCAGCCCCCGCCGTTCCCTCGCCCCCGCCGACGACCACGACACCGCCCGGCCCGTCGAACGGTCCCACCGGCCGGTCTCCCAGCGCCGCGACGACGTCGAGGCCGACGACCGCGTGGGCGGCCTGGTCCCGCTGCCCCGGCGGCAGGCGCCCAAGCTGGTCAGCTCGCACGGCAAGCCCGTCACCGACCAGCGCACCCGGCGCGGCACCCCGGACGGACCGACCACCGAAGGCCCGCTCCACTCCGACACGGAAGGACTGGCTCCGCTGCCCGCACGACGCCGCGGTGAGACGGTCCGGGGAGCGACCGGCCCCGTCCACCACACCGACGAAGACCCGAAGACCCCGGTCGCCCGCGCGTACGAGATCTCCGAGGTCCCGGTACTGCCCCGACGGACCCGGCCCCCGGCCACGTCCACGGCAGCCGACGAGAACGACGGCACCCCACTCACCGGCGGCACCCCGCCCACCGGGGACACGTCGCCCACCGTCGACGGCACGCCTCCGGAGCCCGGACCGGGCACCGGGTCGTTGCCCCGGCGCGTACGACAGGCCAGCCTCGCCCCGCAGCTCAAGCAGCAGCCGGCGCGGCGCCCCGAACCCGCGGACCGGGCCGCCGACCGCGACGCAGACGAGGTCCGCAGCCGTATGGCCTCGCTCCAGCGCGGCTGGCAGCGCGGCCGCGAGGAGAACGCCACGGGCGACCGAGCCCGCAACGGCACAGCACAAGGAACCAATAAGGGGGACGGTCGATGA
- a CDS encoding DUF742 domain-containing protein, with product MKGDGQGNSHWFDDEAGPVVRPYAMTRGRTTSPGQHRLDLIAVVVTEADAGDPESEPTLGPEHVEIVGLCRAEPLSVAELAAELDLPVGVVRVLVGDLVHAELVHVTRPVPPAELPDESILRDVINGLRAL from the coding sequence ATGAAGGGCGACGGTCAGGGAAACAGCCACTGGTTCGACGACGAGGCCGGACCGGTCGTCCGGCCGTACGCCATGACCCGTGGCCGTACCACGAGTCCCGGCCAGCACCGCCTTGACCTGATCGCGGTGGTCGTCACGGAGGCCGACGCCGGGGATCCGGAGTCGGAACCGACACTGGGCCCGGAACACGTGGAGATCGTCGGGCTCTGCCGTGCGGAACCGCTGTCCGTCGCCGAACTCGCCGCGGAGCTCGATCTGCCCGTCGGGGTGGTGCGCGTCCTCGTCGGCGACCTCGTGCACGCGGAACTCGTCCATGTGACGCGCCCGGTGCCCCCGGCCGAGCTGCCGGACGAGAGTATTCTGCGCGACGTGATCAACGGCCTTCGGGCGCTGTGA
- the glpK gene encoding glycerol kinase GlpK, with translation MTDTAQKYVAAIDQGTTSSRCIIFDHGGAIVAVDQREHRQIFPKPGWVEHDATEIWAKVQAVVDGALARAGLRADQLSALGITNQRETTVLWDRATGKPVHNAIVWQDTRTAALCRELGGADGQDRFRDRTGLPLASYFSGPKAAWLLDTVPGLRERAERGEIAFGTIDSWLIWNLTGGTAGGRHVTDVTNAGRTMLMNLATLQWDPAILSAMNVPAAILPEIRSSAEVYGTAVGRLAGVPVASALGDQQAAVFGQACYDVGTAKNTYGTGSFLLLNTGDRPVPSKNGLLTTVGYRIGDEAPVYCLEGSIAITGALVQWFRDQLGIIRDADEIETLAASVEDNGGAYIVPAFSGLFAPYWRSDARGVVTGLTRYVTKAHLARAVLEATSWQTREVVDAMYQDSGVRITTLKVDGGMTKNNLLMQHQADVLGVPVIRPRVSETTCLGAAYAAGLATGVWSGLDELKSHWQRDVEWTPSMEASAREREYGNWRKAVEKSLGWLEDDEA, from the coding sequence ATGACGGACACAGCCCAGAAGTACGTCGCCGCCATCGACCAGGGCACCACGTCCAGCCGCTGCATCATCTTCGACCACGGCGGCGCGATCGTCGCCGTGGACCAGCGCGAGCACCGTCAGATCTTCCCCAAGCCGGGCTGGGTGGAGCACGACGCCACCGAGATCTGGGCCAAGGTGCAGGCCGTGGTGGACGGGGCGCTGGCCAGGGCCGGGCTGCGCGCGGACCAGCTCAGCGCGCTCGGCATCACCAACCAGCGGGAGACCACCGTCCTGTGGGACCGCGCCACCGGCAAGCCCGTGCACAACGCGATCGTCTGGCAGGACACCCGTACGGCCGCTCTGTGCCGCGAACTGGGCGGCGCCGACGGCCAGGACCGCTTCCGCGACCGGACCGGACTTCCGCTGGCCAGCTACTTCTCCGGGCCCAAGGCGGCCTGGCTGCTGGACACCGTACCCGGCCTGCGCGAGCGCGCCGAACGCGGCGAGATCGCCTTCGGCACCATCGACTCCTGGCTGATCTGGAACCTCACCGGCGGTACGGCCGGCGGCCGCCACGTCACCGACGTCACGAACGCCGGACGCACCATGCTGATGAACCTGGCCACCCTCCAGTGGGATCCCGCCATCCTCTCCGCGATGAACGTGCCGGCGGCGATCCTGCCCGAGATCAGGTCCTCCGCCGAGGTGTACGGCACCGCCGTCGGCCGGCTGGCGGGTGTCCCCGTGGCGTCGGCGCTCGGCGACCAGCAGGCCGCCGTGTTCGGGCAGGCCTGCTACGACGTCGGCACCGCGAAGAACACCTACGGCACCGGCAGCTTCCTGCTGCTCAACACCGGCGACCGGCCGGTGCCGTCCAAGAACGGGCTGCTGACGACCGTGGGCTACCGGATCGGCGACGAGGCGCCGGTGTACTGCCTGGAGGGGTCCATCGCGATAACGGGCGCGCTGGTCCAGTGGTTCCGCGACCAGCTCGGCATCATCCGCGACGCGGACGAGATCGAGACCCTCGCGGCGAGCGTCGAGGACAACGGCGGTGCCTATATCGTGCCCGCCTTCTCGGGCCTGTTCGCGCCCTACTGGCGCTCCGACGCGCGCGGGGTCGTCACCGGGCTCACCCGGTACGTCACGAAGGCACACCTCGCGCGCGCGGTGCTGGAGGCGACGAGCTGGCAGACGCGCGAGGTCGTCGACGCCATGTACCAGGACTCCGGGGTGCGGATCACGACCCTGAAGGTCGACGGCGGCATGACGAAGAACAACCTGCTCATGCAGCACCAGGCCGACGTTCTCGGGGTACCGGTGATCCGGCCCCGGGTGTCCGAGACGACCTGCCTGGGCGCCGCCTACGCGGCCGGCCTCGCGACCGGCGTGTGGAGCGGCCTCGACGAGCTGAAGTCGCACTGGCAGCGGGACGTGGAGTGGACACCGTCGATGGAGGCGTCGGCGCGCGAGCGGGAGTACGGCAACTGGCGCAAGGCCGTGGAGAAGAGCCTCGGCTGGCTGGAGGACGACGAGGCATAG
- a CDS encoding NAD(P)/FAD-dependent oxidoreductase gives MRTVTIVGASLAGLYAARELRAQGFDGRLVVVGEEPHRPYDRPPLSKDFLTGRADENRLALTDTEETAALDAEWLLGVRARGLDARGRTVLLDDGRTVSTDGVVIATGAAARRLPGHQLAGVHTLRTLDDARALRADLIRGPRRVVVIGGGFIGAETASSCAALGHEVTVVEAASLPLVPPLGAEMAAVCAALHRRGGVDLITGVGVARLRGTTAVTAVGLGDGRDLPADIVIVGIGATPNTAWLAGSSLTLRDGVLCDDGCVTALPQVVAVGDVARVGGARAEHWTSATEQPRVAVANLLAGRTRETVRPVPYFWSDQYGSRIQFAGRRRDGDTVRVTEGDLDQDGPGESGFLARYERDGRTVAVLAVDRPRPFMRARRELGREEKAVAPAAL, from the coding sequence ATGAGGACCGTGACCATCGTCGGCGCCTCCCTCGCCGGGTTGTACGCGGCTCGTGAACTGCGTGCCCAGGGCTTCGACGGCCGGCTGGTCGTCGTCGGCGAGGAGCCTCACCGCCCCTACGACCGCCCTCCTCTCTCCAAGGACTTCCTCACCGGCCGCGCCGACGAGAACCGACTCGCCCTCACCGACACCGAGGAGACCGCCGCGCTCGACGCCGAGTGGCTGCTCGGCGTCCGCGCCCGTGGACTCGACGCCCGTGGCCGCACGGTGCTCCTCGACGACGGCCGCACGGTGTCCACCGACGGCGTCGTGATCGCCACCGGTGCCGCCGCCCGCCGCCTCCCCGGCCACCAGCTCGCAGGGGTCCACACCCTGCGCACCTTGGACGACGCGCGCGCCCTGCGCGCCGACCTGATCCGGGGCCCGCGCCGGGTCGTCGTCATCGGCGGCGGGTTCATCGGCGCCGAGACCGCTTCCTCATGCGCGGCGCTCGGCCATGAGGTCACGGTCGTGGAAGCTGCCTCGCTGCCTCTGGTGCCCCCACTCGGTGCGGAGATGGCCGCCGTGTGCGCCGCACTGCACCGCCGCGGTGGAGTGGACCTGATCACCGGCGTCGGCGTGGCCCGCCTGCGAGGCACCACCGCGGTGACCGCGGTCGGCCTCGGTGACGGCCGTGACCTGCCCGCCGACATCGTGATCGTCGGCATCGGGGCCACCCCGAACACCGCCTGGCTGGCGGGCTCGTCACTCACTCTGCGCGACGGTGTGCTCTGTGACGACGGCTGCGTGACCGCCCTGCCCCAGGTGGTCGCGGTCGGCGACGTCGCCCGTGTCGGCGGCGCCCGGGCCGAACACTGGACCTCCGCCACGGAACAGCCCCGCGTCGCCGTGGCCAACCTGCTCGCGGGCCGCACCCGGGAGACAGTCCGCCCCGTCCCCTACTTCTGGTCCGACCAGTACGGCTCCCGCATCCAGTTCGCCGGCAGGCGCCGTGACGGTGACACCGTGCGCGTCACGGAGGGCGACCTGGACCAGGACGGCCCCGGCGAGAGCGGCTTCCTCGCCCGTTACGAAAGGGACGGCCGCACGGTCGCCGTACTCGCGGTGGACCGCCCCCGCCCCTTCATGCGCGCCCGCCGGGAACTCGGGCGAGAGGAGAAGGCGGTGGCACCGGCCGCGCTGTGA
- a CDS encoding roadblock/LC7 domain-containing protein — protein sequence MTAPKATDHTDTKKLELNWLLDELVDRVASIRKAVVLSGDGLATGVSKDLTREDSEHLAAVASGFHSLAKGVGRHFEAGSVRQTVVELDDAFLFVTAAGDGSCLAVLSDADSDVGQVAYEMTLLVKRVGVHLGAAPRTDLPAGG from the coding sequence ATGACCGCACCAAAGGCGACCGACCACACGGACACGAAGAAGCTGGAGCTGAACTGGCTCCTCGACGAACTGGTCGACCGGGTCGCCAGCATCCGCAAAGCCGTCGTGCTCTCCGGTGACGGCCTGGCCACCGGGGTGTCCAAGGACCTGACCCGGGAGGACAGCGAGCACCTGGCCGCGGTCGCGTCCGGCTTCCACAGCCTCGCCAAGGGTGTCGGCCGCCACTTCGAGGCGGGCAGCGTCCGGCAGACCGTCGTCGAACTCGACGACGCCTTCCTGTTCGTGACCGCGGCGGGCGACGGCAGCTGCCTCGCGGTCCTCTCGGACGCCGACTCCGACGTCGGCCAGGTCGCCTACGAGATGACGCTCCTGGTCAAGCGGGTCGGTGTCCACCTGGGCGCCGCTCCGCGCACCGATCTGCCCGCGGGCGGGTAG
- a CDS encoding hydantoinase B/oxoprolinase family protein, translated as MTGWQFWVDRGGTFTDIVARRPDGRLLTHKLLSESPAYADAAVAGVREILDGSQEPVDAVRMGTTVATNALLERKGERTLLVITRGFRDALRIAYQNRPDIFARHIELPELLYERVIEVDERIAADGTVLRAPDLAALEGPLRQAYDDGIRAVAVVCLHSHLHPAHERAVGELAERTGFSQISLSSEVSPLMKLVPRGDTAVVDAYLSPVLCRYVSHIADELRDVRLMFMQSNGGLTEAGQFRGKDAILSGPAGGIVGMARMSQRAGLDRVIGFDMGGTSTDVSHFAGAYERVFTTQIAGVRLRAPMLDIHTVAAGGGSVLHFDGSRYRVGPDSAGADPGPACYRAGGPLTVTDANVMLGRIQPAHFPAVFGPDGDQPLDAALVRDRFTALAREIRERTGDDRTPEQVAEGYLRIAVANIGNAVKRISVQKGHDVTRYALTTFGGAGGQHACKVADSLGIRTVLVPPMAGVLSALGIGLADTTAMREQSAEVPLEADSMPGLRDTADELEDAARAELLAEDVPQDRVEVVRRAQLRYDGTDTTLTVELTEPDAMKRAFEERHRATYSFTLDRPIVVEALSVEATGITAPPDLSALAPYEGRPAAPETVRLHTGDAWREVPLHRREALPPGDTVTGPAIIAEAGATTVVDDGWRAAANDDGHLLMERTAITESSELGTQVDPVLLEVFNNLFMSIAEQMGARLESTAQSVNIKERLDFSCALFDPDGNLVANAPHIPVHLGSMGTSVKEVIRRRGTAMRPGDTYAVNDPYHGGTHLPDVTVITPVFENDSPTDTEREPEILFYVASRGHHAEIGGIAPGSMPADSRTIDEEGVLFDNWLLAENGRFREEETRRLLTEAPYPSRNVPTNLADLRAQIAANRKGVDEVGRMIDEFGLDVVQAYMRHVQDNAEEAVRRVIDALDDGEYAYETDAGAVIRVRVRVDRAERRATIDFTGTSAQLDTNFNAPFSVVNAAVLYVFRTLVADDIPLNDGCLRPLDIVVPPGSMLAPEPPAAVVAGNVETSQAITGALYAALRVQAEGSGTMNNVTFGNDRHQYYETVASGSGAGDDFAGADVVQTHMTNSRLTDPEILEWRLPVRLDEFAVRRGSGGAGRRRGGDGAVRRIRFLEPMTVSTLSQHRRVPPYGMAGGEPGALGANRVEWADGTVTELGGSGTTDVAPGDVLVIETPGGGGYGRPSPDPHRAGEESDGLRAI; from the coding sequence GTGACTGGCTGGCAGTTCTGGGTCGACCGAGGCGGGACCTTCACCGACATCGTCGCGCGCCGCCCGGACGGCCGCCTGCTCACGCACAAACTGCTCTCCGAGAGCCCCGCGTACGCCGACGCGGCCGTCGCCGGCGTACGCGAGATCCTCGACGGCTCCCAGGAGCCCGTCGACGCCGTCCGCATGGGTACCACGGTGGCCACCAACGCGCTGCTGGAACGCAAGGGGGAGCGCACCCTCCTGGTGATCACCCGCGGCTTCCGGGACGCCCTGCGGATCGCCTATCAGAACCGCCCCGACATCTTCGCCCGCCACATCGAACTGCCCGAGCTGCTCTATGAACGGGTGATCGAGGTCGACGAGCGCATCGCCGCCGACGGCACCGTGCTGCGCGCCCCCGATCTGGCCGCCCTGGAGGGCCCGCTGCGGCAGGCATACGACGACGGGATCCGCGCGGTCGCCGTCGTCTGCCTGCACAGCCACCTCCACCCCGCGCACGAACGTGCGGTCGGCGAACTCGCCGAGCGCACCGGCTTCTCGCAGATCTCGCTGTCCAGCGAGGTCAGCCCGCTGATGAAACTCGTCCCGCGCGGGGACACCGCCGTCGTCGACGCCTACCTGTCGCCCGTGCTGTGCCGGTACGTGAGCCACATCGCCGATGAACTGCGCGACGTGCGGCTGATGTTCATGCAGTCCAACGGCGGGCTCACCGAAGCCGGACAGTTCCGCGGCAAGGACGCCATCCTCTCCGGACCGGCCGGCGGCATCGTCGGCATGGCCCGCATGTCGCAGCGCGCCGGTCTCGACCGGGTCATCGGCTTCGACATGGGCGGCACCTCCACCGACGTCTCCCATTTCGCCGGCGCGTACGAGCGCGTCTTCACCACTCAGATCGCGGGCGTCCGCCTGCGCGCCCCCATGCTGGACATCCACACCGTCGCGGCGGGCGGCGGCTCCGTCCTGCACTTCGACGGCTCCCGCTACCGCGTGGGCCCCGACTCCGCCGGCGCCGACCCCGGCCCGGCCTGCTACCGCGCGGGCGGCCCGCTCACCGTCACCGACGCCAACGTGATGCTCGGACGGATCCAGCCCGCCCACTTCCCCGCGGTGTTCGGCCCCGACGGCGACCAGCCCCTCGACGCCGCCCTCGTCCGTGACCGCTTCACCGCCCTCGCGCGCGAGATCCGCGAACGCACCGGTGACGACCGCACCCCGGAACAGGTGGCCGAGGGGTACCTGAGGATCGCCGTCGCCAACATCGGCAACGCCGTGAAACGGATCTCCGTCCAGAAGGGCCACGACGTCACCCGCTACGCCCTCACCACCTTCGGCGGCGCGGGCGGCCAGCACGCGTGCAAGGTCGCCGACTCGCTCGGCATCCGCACCGTCCTCGTACCCCCCATGGCCGGTGTGCTCTCCGCACTCGGCATCGGCCTCGCCGACACCACGGCGATGCGGGAACAGTCCGCCGAAGTCCCCCTGGAAGCCGACTCGATGCCCGGCCTCCGCGACACGGCCGACGAACTGGAGGACGCCGCCCGCGCCGAACTCCTCGCCGAGGACGTACCGCAGGACCGCGTCGAGGTCGTCCGCCGCGCCCAGCTGCGCTACGACGGCACCGACACCACACTCACCGTCGAGCTGACCGAGCCCGACGCCATGAAGCGCGCCTTCGAAGAACGTCATCGCGCCACGTACTCCTTCACCCTCGACCGCCCGATCGTCGTCGAAGCCCTCTCCGTCGAAGCCACCGGCATCACCGCACCCCCCGACCTCTCCGCCCTCGCCCCCTACGAGGGTCGTCCCGCCGCCCCCGAAACCGTCCGCCTCCACACCGGAGACGCCTGGCGCGAGGTACCCCTCCACCGCCGCGAGGCCCTGCCTCCCGGCGACACCGTCACCGGCCCCGCGATCATCGCCGAGGCCGGGGCCACGACCGTCGTCGACGACGGCTGGCGGGCCGCGGCGAACGACGACGGGCATCTGCTCATGGAACGCACGGCGATCACGGAGAGTTCCGAACTCGGCACACAAGTCGACCCCGTTCTGCTCGAGGTCTTCAACAACCTCTTCATGTCGATCGCCGAGCAGATGGGCGCCCGGCTGGAGTCCACGGCCCAGTCCGTCAACATCAAGGAACGCCTGGACTTCTCCTGCGCCCTGTTCGACCCGGACGGAAACCTGGTGGCCAACGCCCCCCACATCCCCGTCCACCTGGGATCCATGGGCACCAGCGTCAAAGAGGTCATCCGCCGCCGCGGCACCGCGATGCGCCCCGGCGACACCTACGCCGTCAACGACCCGTACCACGGCGGCACCCACCTGCCCGACGTCACCGTGATCACCCCCGTCTTCGAGAACGACTCCCCGACGGACACGGAGCGTGAGCCGGAGATCCTCTTCTACGTCGCCTCACGCGGCCACCACGCCGAGATCGGCGGCATCGCCCCCGGCTCCATGCCGGCCGACAGCCGCACCATCGACGAGGAGGGCGTCCTCTTCGACAACTGGCTGCTCGCCGAGAACGGCCGCTTCCGCGAGGAGGAGACCCGCCGCCTGCTCACCGAGGCGCCCTACCCCTCCCGCAACGTCCCCACCAACCTCGCCGACCTGCGCGCCCAGATCGCCGCCAACCGCAAGGGCGTCGACGAAGTGGGCCGCATGATCGACGAGTTCGGCCTCGACGTCGTCCAGGCGTACATGCGGCACGTGCAGGACAACGCCGAGGAGGCGGTACGCCGCGTCATCGACGCCCTGGACGACGGGGAGTACGCCTACGAGACCGACGCGGGCGCGGTCATCCGGGTCCGCGTGCGCGTCGACCGGGCCGAGCGCCGCGCCACCATCGACTTCACCGGCACCTCCGCGCAGCTCGACACCAACTTCAACGCCCCCTTCTCGGTCGTCAACGCGGCCGTCCTGTACGTCTTCCGCACCCTCGTCGCCGACGACATCCCGCTCAACGACGGCTGCCTGCGCCCCCTGGACATCGTCGTGCCGCCCGGCTCGATGCTCGCCCCCGAGCCGCCCGCCGCCGTCGTCGCGGGCAACGTCGAGACCTCCCAGGCCATCACCGGCGCCCTCTACGCCGCGCTGCGCGTCCAGGCCGAGGGCTCCGGGACCATGAACAACGTCACCTTCGGCAACGACCGCCACCAGTACTACGAAACCGTCGCCTCCGGATCCGGCGCGGGCGACGACTTCGCCGGGGCCGACGTCGTGCAGACCCACATGACCAACTCACGGCTCACCGACCCCGAGATCCTGGAATGGCGGCTGCCAGTCAGGCTCGACGAGTTCGCCGTCCGGCGGGGCAGCGGCGGCGCCGGACGCCGGCGGGGCGGAGACGGTGCCGTGCGCCGCATCCGCTTCCTCGAACCCATGACCGTCTCCACGCTCTCCCAGCACCGCCGCGTGCCGCCCTACGGCATGGCGGGCGGCGAACCCGGCGCACTCGGCGCCAACCGGGTGGAGTGGGCCGACGGAACGGTCACCGAACTCGGCGGGAGCGGCACGACGGACGTCGCTCCCGGAGACGTACTCGTCATCGAAACCCCCGGTGGCGGCGGCTACGGCCGGCCGTCCCCCGACCCCCACCGAGCAGGAGAAGAGAGCGATGGTCTTCGAGCGATCTGA